One Natronomonas moolapensis 8.8.11 genomic region harbors:
- the hisI gene encoding phosphoribosyl-AMP cyclohydrolase: MSVDLAFSENELLPAIAQDASSGEVLMLAYVTPEAVERTRETGEAHYYSRSREELWHKGGTSGHVQRVEEVRVDCDGDALLYLVDQEGGACHTGHRSCFYRTIGGEVVGEEVFDPEAVYE, translated from the coding sequence ATGAGCGTCGATCTCGCCTTCTCGGAGAACGAACTGCTGCCGGCGATCGCCCAGGACGCGTCGTCGGGCGAAGTGTTGATGTTGGCCTACGTCACCCCCGAAGCCGTCGAGCGTACCCGCGAGACCGGGGAGGCCCACTACTACTCGCGGAGCCGCGAGGAGCTCTGGCACAAAGGCGGCACCAGTGGCCACGTCCAGCGCGTCGAGGAGGTCCGCGTCGACTGCGACGGCGACGCACTCCTCTATCTCGTCGACCAGGAGGGCGGGGCCTGCCACACCGGGCACCGGAGCTGTTTCTACCGGACGATCGGCGGCGAGGTCGTCGGCGAGGAGGTCTTCGACCCCGAGGCGGTGTACGAGTGA
- a CDS encoding DUF7118 family protein, translating into MTDETDSTAADDLVAARGRLEALRSRLDATGLDRSELETVADAYRGVETVLERWEERATDWDDFEGYVKFRDDLAETLESIPDDVPEREAFLEADEHVTTGGVSKSLRAGDFDAAREALAPAREYADLRADLESALEERRGAERRAERRREELRERIETLEGLLELGEADLDAPTERLEEPIRAYDDTIEDAFGTFRQEAPAAAFLGFVERAAHTPFVDYESPPENLLEYVRTRAAGEYSVAELLEFADYSTSKLSHYVDDAALLKRRVATNRAYLERLSAAPLSIGWPPESAGTLRFRIEELLGLVGTVADDSAVSTLREIRELTRAEAYERIREAARADAELADEQRRKLERGELETECSAAREELERLEALLSE; encoded by the coding sequence ATGACAGACGAGACCGACTCGACGGCCGCGGACGACCTCGTCGCCGCCAGGGGGCGCCTCGAGGCGCTCCGATCCCGCCTCGACGCGACGGGACTGGATCGCTCGGAACTGGAGACTGTCGCCGACGCCTACCGCGGGGTCGAGACGGTCCTCGAGCGCTGGGAGGAGCGCGCCACCGACTGGGACGACTTCGAGGGGTACGTCAAATTCAGAGACGACTTAGCGGAGACCCTCGAGTCGATCCCCGACGACGTCCCCGAGCGCGAGGCGTTCCTCGAAGCCGACGAGCACGTGACGACCGGCGGCGTCTCGAAGTCCCTCCGGGCGGGCGATTTCGACGCTGCCCGCGAGGCGCTGGCCCCGGCCAGGGAGTATGCGGACCTCCGTGCGGACCTCGAGTCGGCGCTCGAGGAACGCCGCGGGGCCGAACGGCGCGCCGAGCGCCGGAGGGAGGAACTCCGCGAGCGAATCGAGACGCTCGAGGGACTCCTCGAACTCGGCGAGGCGGACCTCGACGCGCCGACGGAGCGGCTCGAGGAGCCGATACGGGCGTACGATGACACGATCGAGGACGCGTTCGGGACGTTCCGCCAGGAGGCCCCCGCGGCGGCGTTTCTCGGGTTCGTCGAACGGGCTGCCCACACTCCCTTCGTCGACTACGAGTCGCCGCCGGAGAACCTCTTGGAGTACGTCCGGACGCGAGCGGCAGGGGAGTACTCCGTCGCGGAGCTGCTCGAGTTCGCCGACTACTCGACCTCAAAGCTCTCACACTACGTCGACGACGCGGCCCTGCTGAAACGCCGGGTGGCGACGAACCGGGCGTACCTCGAGCGGCTCTCGGCGGCTCCGTTGTCGATCGGCTGGCCCCCCGAGTCGGCCGGGACGCTCCGTTTTCGGATCGAGGAGCTGCTCGGTCTCGTCGGGACGGTCGCCGACGATTCGGCCGTCTCGACGCTTCGCGAAATCCGCGAGTTGACGCGGGCCGAAGCGTACGAACGCATTCGAGAGGCCGCCCGCGCCGACGCGGAACTGGCCGACGAGCAGCGACGGAAACTCGAACGCGGCGAACTCGAAACCGAGTGTTCGGCCGCCCGCGAGGAACTCGAACGTCTCGAGGCCCTTCTCTCGGAGTAG
- the glmM gene encoding phosphoglucosamine mutase, whose translation MDVFGSSGVRGVVGDGLTPAFVGRIASAAGETLGAETVALARDTRTTGRMLADVAAGTLASIGADVDRLGVLPTPGVQAYADRHGVPAVMITASHNPPAYNGVKLIGDDGVEFPKPTLERIEDRLSEGDEGGVGYASVGRSRSVTDADDAYVRELLDTLEAEGRRDRIAGADLTVALDPGHGAGCLTSPGFFRELGCRVVTVNAQPDGHFPGRDPEPLAANLSDLRRLVRASDADVGIAHDGDADRAIFVDEEGRHVDGEASFAALAAAELDAGDAFVSAVNVSQRLVDVVETAGAEVALTPIGSTHLITRIRELRSSGRSVPIAGEGNGGVFFPEFRIARDGAYTAARVLDLLVDRPASEIAADYGEYVTRRRNLEYGDPEECEAMLSAAESYAQWADAELTTIDGYRLDYGDGWVLVRPSGTEPLVRLYAEARQDDRAEALLEAIYEAIANDA comes from the coding sequence ATGGACGTATTCGGATCGAGCGGCGTTCGTGGCGTCGTCGGAGACGGGCTGACGCCGGCGTTCGTCGGCCGTATTGCCTCGGCGGCCGGTGAGACACTGGGCGCCGAGACAGTCGCGCTCGCTCGCGACACGCGGACGACCGGACGGATGCTCGCCGACGTTGCCGCCGGAACGCTCGCGTCCATCGGAGCCGACGTCGACCGACTCGGCGTTCTCCCCACGCCGGGCGTACAAGCGTACGCCGACCGCCACGGTGTACCCGCTGTGATGATCACGGCGAGTCACAACCCGCCGGCGTACAACGGCGTGAAACTGATCGGGGACGACGGCGTCGAGTTCCCGAAGCCGACGCTCGAACGGATCGAAGACCGGCTCTCCGAGGGAGACGAAGGGGGTGTCGGGTACGCGTCTGTCGGCCGAAGCCGGTCGGTCACGGACGCCGACGACGCGTACGTTCGGGAGCTGTTAGACACCCTCGAAGCCGAGGGCCGACGCGATCGGATCGCCGGCGCCGACCTCACGGTCGCGTTGGACCCCGGCCACGGCGCCGGCTGTCTCACCAGCCCCGGGTTCTTTCGGGAGTTGGGCTGTCGGGTCGTGACCGTCAACGCACAACCGGACGGTCACTTCCCCGGGCGGGACCCGGAGCCACTCGCCGCGAACCTCTCGGATCTGCGGCGCCTCGTCCGCGCGAGCGACGCCGACGTCGGGATCGCCCACGACGGCGACGCCGACCGCGCCATCTTCGTCGACGAGGAGGGACGCCACGTCGACGGCGAAGCCTCTTTCGCCGCGCTCGCGGCCGCGGAACTCGACGCGGGTGACGCCTTCGTCTCCGCGGTCAACGTCTCCCAACGGCTCGTCGACGTGGTCGAGACAGCCGGGGCGGAGGTGGCGTTGACGCCTATCGGGAGCACGCACCTCATCACACGGATCCGCGAACTCCGTTCATCGGGGCGGTCGGTCCCGATCGCCGGGGAAGGCAACGGAGGGGTGTTCTTCCCGGAGTTCCGGATCGCCCGCGACGGGGCCTACACCGCCGCGCGGGTTCTCGATTTACTCGTCGACCGGCCGGCGAGCGAGATCGCCGCCGACTACGGCGAGTACGTCACCCGCCGCCGAAACCTCGAGTACGGCGATCCCGAGGAGTGCGAGGCGATGCTGTCGGCGGCCGAATCGTACGCGCAGTGGGCCGACGCCGAACTGACGACCATCGACGGCTATCGGCTCGACTACGGCGACGGCTGGGTGCTCGTCCGGCCGAGCGGTACCGAACCGCTCGTCCGGCTGTACGCCGAGGCACGCCAGGACGACCGTGCCGAGGCGTTGCTCGAAGCGATCTACGAGGCGATAGCGAACGACGCGTAA